The DNA window AGGGGAAGCTGACAGCTACAGTCTAGCTCTGACCCCGAGTCTCCTGCCTTCCTCTAGACAACCTCTCTTATATCGAGCACATCTTTGAGATCTCCCGCCGTCCTGACCTCCTCACTATGGTGGTTGACTACAGAACCCGTGTTCTGAAGATCTCTGAGGAAGATGAGCTGGACACCAAGCTAACCCGTATCCCCAGTGCCAAGAAGTACAAAGGTAAGAGGCCATGCCTTTAATGTGCACCTCTGCCCCTCCCACGGATTATCTGTGGAATACTTGAATTTGGGGAGAACAGAGGCTCTGTTAGCCTACCTGCTGTCTCCCATGACTTCTGTCCCTGGACATGTCCCTTTTTGCCCTCAGACATTATCCGGCAGCCCTCTGAGGAAGAGATCATCAAATTGGCTCCTCCACCGAAGAAAGCCTGAGcaaaggggaggaagaggaaggttGGACCTTCATCAGaccactctttccccatcctcCAGGGGAGGGGCAAGGGCAGCCCTCCCCCATCTTCCCACTTACTAACCTGGTCCTAACCCCCTTactgtgcgcgtgtgtgtgcgtgtgcgcacgCTCTGGCTGTCTGTCTATATG is part of the Odocoileus virginianus isolate 20LAN1187 ecotype Illinois chromosome 5, Ovbor_1.2, whole genome shotgun sequence genome and encodes:
- the PEA15 gene encoding astrocytic phosphoprotein PEA-15, with protein sequence MAEYGTLLQDLTNNITLEDLEQLKSACKEDIPSEKSEEITTGSAWFSFLESHNKLDKDNLSYIEHIFEISRRPDLLTMVVDYRTRVLKISEEDELDTKLTRIPSAKKYKDIIRQPSEEEIIKLAPPPKKA